AACAAAAACAGAGTTATTCtccttgtgatgtttaaatTTGGATAATGGTTTAAAAAAGATATACAGTAAGGAACTGGGTTATTCATAATTGTATTGTTTGATATCGCAAATTACTAATTACTGAGTTATTAAGATTCCTTATTCAAGCTCTCACATCTGGTCTGAAGACTTTAAATATACTTTGTAGGTTTATCTGTTCAGGAAAAGACAATATTTCTTAATTTCCtcagtgtgtggatcaataaagttttatcttatcttaaaatattcatttataattatattaaatacagtttttaggTTTATCTGTTGGGTGAAAGACAATATTTCATAAtatataaattcattattaCGTTAAGTACAGTTTGTATGTTTATCTGCGGGAAGAGACTATATTTTTactatattcatttattattatattaaatatagtTTATAGGTTTATCAGTTTGGAGAAAGACAACATTTCATGGTTTAGTAAACTATAAGACTTTCACACGATGGAAGGATTCAAATGTGAAACCAGATGAAGATTCTTAAAACTTGgacatttaacagttttatcTTAAATTCGTCCCAGCGTTTGTCTCAACGTGTCCCTGAGGAAGACGCTGGAGCTTTTCACACGACGGCAGCAAAATACATCTCTGACTCCACTCAAAGAATCTGCTGATTTCATGGATATGTTCAGGATTGACTGAGGTTTAGATCCACCTGGTTTTATATCatgttcctgcagcttctcGCTCCGTCAGCTCCTCCACATCACTCGTGCTGCCTGAGGCCTCAGTCGActctccacagagagacactcGGTATTCTCCTCAACTCTGAGAACACTGGTGAATCCCTGTGTCTTCAATAGATGCAATATAACAATGGTGAGGATTCAAAGAGTCAGAAACAGAAGATACGTCTCAGGGGTGAGATGATTCAAGTCCAAACATGGAGGCTCAAGATGACCAGTTAGGAGTTAATGTGGGAAACGGAAGAAACACCTCTGCCTTGTGGTTTAAACTGGTACTACACTAATGGCTGAGCTGGGCCTCTGACTCCAGGCTGTCACAGAATTGATCTATTAATGATGTCCACTCTCATTCCAgatttaaatacaacaaatataaaGCTGTTCTCAATGAGTGAGTATGTTCTTATAATATTTATGTATTAAtctattcttattattcttattatataGCACATTTCGAAATAATTAAATGCAATTGAAAACAAAGgatgttaaaaacatttaggGACTAATGCAGACTAAAGCAATCCATGAtagaaaaaacatcaataaaagaaagtaaagatacaaaatacattacatttttttttataaataatgcTTAATAGGTGGATTTCAAATTTTACgttttaaaaatatctatattttcagctcctctctgatTCTCGGGAGGTAGCTTCACCAAATGTTTTGATTCTGCTAAAAAcagctaaaagtaaaaaatcacTGTTTAACTGTTAAAGAATAAACTTTCCCTCTGAAATATGAAATACCATAAGTATTAGTTACTTCTGAGTATTTCAGCGACAGTAAGAAAAAGGTCAACAATCATGTGAAGTACACAGAATAATaaggaaaaacagaggaaaagtacattttaaaatattttcatgagatataatgttttaaaaaacatacatcTGACGAAAAGGAGACGTTATTGTCTTTACAGCACATTAGAGGAAGTGTaacagagcatgatgggaaagtTAATGTGACTCAGGGAAATATaaccataaaaacaataaccgttaaagaaacattttctccGCATGTGCTGTGAtataagtaaaaataaaatattgccTCTCAACAGAAAAAGCATCCGACCGACATCATGATCAAAGAAAGTGCGACACACGTGTTTCTCCCCCCCTACTGGTCCCACACCGTCACACTATAAGTACAATTAGAGGCCATTTGTTCTCAGCTCCGGTGCTGATGGTGTAATCAGTGTGTTAATGATGACTCACATTTGGCTGCAGAGAACAAACAGGTACACgcgcccccccacacacacacaccccacacactcacaatgcAGGGCTgcacagagaagagagatggatttttcatttggaaactcactgcagcatttttttatttttgcacatgattgtaattttctctgctgtggtgcagaaaaatatgtttctttCTTGTGACAAAATGCTTCTTCATCGCTGCAATGACTCAGCAAGCTGCGTGACTGATTGATTACATGTGATTAATGTTATCAGGTGACTTCCATCAGCTTCTAATGTGATCTCCACACCTTATTAGCTGCACGGAGACGATCCAGAGTGTCCAGGATGAGAAGTTAAGTAATTTGCATTGATTATTATGCAAATGCACAGGAATCGTTAAACTTTAAAGATTAATGAAGTTCGCATTAAGTTGTGACTATAATTAATCAGTGTTATAATGATGTTTTGACCATTAGAtgatgtgttatttttgtttgtgaagcTCATTTTGATGAATGGAGGTTGTTAGGTTTCTTTAAAACAAAGGAAATTGGTATTTGGTATTTTGAACAATTAATGTTTCCTTATTTTAGCTCCTAATTTAAAGTGATAATTAATGAGATGCAGCAGATTCACATGGAAACaggaggacaagaagaagaagacaaaaagcTCAAATCTTAATACATAACAGTGAAAGATTtaatgttcacaacaacatgaaaagtAAGAAACACTGCATAAATACCACTTAATGTTGGGAATAAAGCAACATCACATTAACTTGCCATTATTAAATATGTCTCACTGGGTATAACAGTATAGAATAAATGGgcatttacattatttacagtCTCATGTACAATATAAAAGCTTCTGTGCCACAGGTCCTCCGCTCCGGCtccttcacattcacacaaaactcATTCTCATGGCGTTTGTCTGTTTTGGTGACGGCACACAGCGACGGCCTGTGGTGACGTATCCCATGTTTCACAGGACGTGGTAAACCGGCCGGGACCCGGGGCTCTCCGGCGTGCAGGGCTGCGAGTCGGTGCTGCCGGGGGAGAAGGTGGGCATGTCCCTCAGGGCGGCCGGCCCGCAGCTCGACTCCACAGCGGAGAGGCGGTCCACGATGCTGGAGAGACACTGGAGACTGGAGGCTCCGGCGGCTTTATCGCACTCTGACAAGACGAAGGCAGAGTTGGGATCAGTACAAGGATTTTCTCaaaagtttatatttttctatttttctctcttaaATCCAGGCAACGTGCACAATAAAGCCAtcaaacatgcatttttttctAATACACAGCATTCCTATCAGGCTGCAGAGGCTCTTACCGTTCTTTGCATACGAATAGCCGCTGCTGTAGTTTGCATTCAACTGGTGCCACAATGGACTGTTGCTGTCGGTCTGTACAAGCAAAtgagaaatgtgagaaaaattACAAATTCACCCTTGAATCCTTGCAAGTAAAAAGTTACACAGACAGATTTGAAGTGTCGCGGTTGCATAAACATACATGGGACTGGAAGAGGCGggaaaaactaaacaaccaGTGCCCTTCACGAAATCCCGGACAGGCTAATAAATCCTGAATTCCAAAGTTATGGGCTTCTTCATTTCACGTACACCTTAAAGCCAAAGTGGCAGCgttgaagccccccccccctctgaatGGGCTCCGAGCGTGGCGAATCGATTGTATCAGTGGAAGCAACACCAGTTTGTGCAAGATGACACTTTCTCCCAGTAAATCTGCAGAAAATCCTGGCAGCGGCGCAGAACATGCAGTCAGGATGGAATGCAGAAAAGCACCCTCTTTTTCCGGCCAGACTTCAGTACGGTGGATTTGGCTCAGTTTATTAGGGCTATAAAGTGTCCGGTTGTGGGAAAGCTATTACTCCATCCAGCATTAACTGATGCACGGTCACCTTCAGACGGCCGCTGAGGGAAAACTAACTCAATCTGAGCTGTGGTGATAAGCATCAGAGCGCAGAGAAACGTGTAATAACGACAGAATAGATGTTTGTATTGAGGAATAATGGGAGATTAGGTCATTTAAGGTCTTTGGACAAAACCAACATATTTGATTGATGGGTTTTTTAGACTGTAAATCcaggttttactttgaaattaaaTACTCTACATGGTCAAAAGCAACGGAAACAGAGTAAAAGacttaaattcaaacatttcGTCAACAGCCAAGGTCTTTTGGGGTAAAGACGAAATCCTGTCTCACATGCAGTTGGTCTCTTTTCTCTGATGGACATGTTTTTGGGTTTGCAGCCACAACAAGACTCAACCAGATGTTTGTTGGATGAAGGGTCTTACCATGCCGTCAGAGCAGCTGGACAGCGGACTGCCAGGCTCCGAGCCGCTCTCTCCAGGCAGACCGTAGTAGTTTTCCACCTGCTCTTGTAGCAGCTCCTGCAGGCTCTCGATGTAGTGGATGGCGTTGCGCAGGATCTCCACCTTGGGCAGGCGCTGGCTGGGGTTCGCCGAGGTGCAGCGGCGCAGCGCCTCGAAAGCGTGGTTGACCTTCTTCAGCCGCCGGCGCTCACGCATGGTGGCGGCCCGCCTGCGGTCCGAGAAGCTGGACTTGCGCTTGCAGGCCTTGCAGGCCCACTGGAGGCAGTGTCCCGGCTGGTGAGGCGAGGCTCCGGGGACCCTGACGTGCTCGTCCTCATCTGAGCCGGTGAGCTCCATGCCGGGGCCGAACTCCAGGCTGTCTGGAGAGGAAGCACACGCTCTGTCGTAGTAGACCTGGGATGGTGAGAAGACGTCCATGGCTTGTTGAAGAAAGGAGTTTGAATGGATGGAGTGATGGGcgcagaggaaggaaggaggagtggggtgagagagaggagacctCTGAGTGATATGAGGGGTCTGTTGCCCCGGGGCCCCCCTTATATGCCCCCAGGCCACAGCCAAGGGCCCACATTGGCCAGATCTAATTACCATGGCCCATTGGCCCAGCCAGAAGGCAGGCTGGGGTTAGCTCAACTCCCTCCCTGCCCCATCCCAAACTGCTGCCTCTCACCCCCCAGTACCCTGCAGAGTTTCCCACATCTGCACTTACTGGTGTTTTCCCACTCACCACCACCCTCTCCTCCCAGCAGCCCTCGTCCTGCAGGGCCACGGTGAACACAATGCATGGGAATGTCTCAGGACATTCGCAGCTTCAAACACAACGTGACCTTTTCTTTAACAGTCATAATAAGTGCTTCATTTCTTTGCCTGATTTATCTGTAACTGGCCTGCGGGCATCGCGTCAGGGGCCGACAGTGGAAGTGACAATTGGCCATGAAGACATAAATATTAaagagtgtgttttgtttggtcaAACAGTGCAGAACAAGAGGGGGGCCGCTCACAGTGAGCATGAGGGGCAATTTTTACGGTGGAGACAACAGCGTTGCAGATGCAGCCCAGCTGCAAGGGAAGGTGTAACATTTCAAGCCCAGTGAATTCACATTACAGCGGCAAGgacaccccccacccactcaAACACCTCCAGCTCGTCGCTGAAGGTGCTGCGTGAATGAGGCCATCCATGTTTGCCAAACGCTCATTAAAACAGCAATTACACAACTGACACCGCCGCGCAATCCCCTTCCAACGATTCCCCTCCGACGGCCAAATTTTAACCATTAAAGGTTATTGACACAAGTCGAGTGCTTCAATTCAAACAGATGGTCGTTACAGTGCAGTCGTTTTGATCCAGGTGGGGGTCTGGGGGGGATTTAATGACGTTTAGAGGAATTTAATGCTGTTTAAATACACGGCAAGAATCTCAATGTCTCaatctactatctatctatctatctatctatctatctatctatctatctatctatctatctgtcttcaCATCTAAACTTTAAAAGTTGTTATCGAAAAACAAAATAGGTATAGATATGGTAACGGAGAGAAACAAGGCCATTTACAGGAAGTGCAGATACAAGAAAATGTTACCTAAGTAAAAACAACTTGGAtcagatgtgtatttttttttacagtgcacatCAAATTGAGTGATTTCCATTCTTTGCTCTGCTTGTGGAGTTGATCTCCTGCAGCAGGACACAGGTTGTCAGACAGTTGGGGGGTGATTGTGTTGCTGACAGCTTCCACGGATACAATGCGGATATTTCTCACAATGTGTCAAAACGTTTGGcgacctcccccccccccccccctcatctctCTGTGCGCACCTAAGAAAACACGCGTCTACCTGCTGCCCCTGAATTGCTCTCGGAGTTTGGATTAGCGCACAGCTGAAGAACACATCGGGATCAAAGGCTGTTTTGTGGCTGAGAAACACCCGCGATGAGAAGCTCCGCTGTCTTGCGTTTTACGCGGCGCAGCCTTTACGCACAAGGCTCCAGGAGCTCATGTGATCCGTGCCGTGCCGGGCCGTGCCGTGCCGCGCGCTCGGGGCCCGCGGGTCTCCTGGGAACCGGCAGAGTTTGCTTTGGTGTTGTTCTCAAGGGTCAGAGACGGAGTTAAGTGAAGGGCAGGAGGTGACGCTTTAATGTCCACGTCCCGCACGTCTGAAAACCTTAATTCTTCCAAAGTGAATCGTGCTTTGACCCAACGCGCTGCTGGTTTAATGCAACACCAGGATCCTGACAGCGGCACGATTCATCACGTGCACTCCTGCACAATAGATTCCTCTAAATAACCCATTGGGGACTAAagtgattttttatttgttttatttctgtgcgTGTTATTGCAAGATTTAGCAGCTAAAATACTACTTTTAAGAAGCATAACTTCACTTAACAAAGGTTCACTTCATGTTAAATGAACATGTGGACacataaagttaataaaaacaagattaatTGTGTTCTGTCCTTTGGTGTTTTATAAGTTGTCTTTTATGTTTTagcaaaactaaataaatatataaaatctctAATTTCTTCGAGGTTATTTTCCTCCATGTCCAATTCCCAATCCCCCAAAGTactgaaaccaaaaaaaaaaaaaaaagagcattttGAGTGGCAACAGCATTTGTTTGGCACGGAGCAGCGAGAGGCTCACTGTCGGGCCTGCACTGCTCTGAATCCTTATTCTTAGCAGGATATCGGAGGAAGGGTCTGGATAAACCGGAGCGTTCAGCAGCCCCCCGCCTGTAGCAGCTCGCCTTTCATCAGCTCTGacgggttttttttgtttaaaacactGCCTTCACAGCCAAATGAGAATTATATGGTGCCATCACTAACACCAAAATCCCCGTAAAAGTTAGACAAGAGAGAGAGTCAGGGCTCGGAGAGGGAGTTCATGCTCGCAGGCCCGATGGTGTGAAGCCCCGGGCTTTTGCAGCTAATACGACTTTAACACCAGCCCATAGCCTCACGAATCCTTTATATTTCAAACAGGAATAAGCACCAGCACTAAACCACACAGACCTTTGTTTTAAAGACGAATTATGATGGTTTGTTGTTGGGTCCATTTCTGGTAATAACAGCCAGTAATCACCAGAAACAGAGCGGGAACTGGCGGCTGCACTGTGGAGCTGCAAATGAAGCAACAGTGCGAtcagagtgagtgagtgagggagagagcaggggcCCATTAAAGTCACATTACTGTTTGGAGATATCATGTTTCTGCAGAAAACAGGATATTTGGTCAAAGACGTGAATAGTTGTGTTGAAAGGAGCCGAATAACAGCCTCGggatcagtttgtgtttttcagcttttttattCAGCTGCAGTGAGGAAGACGCACTTATAtgatttaatcaaattaaagaaaacaatgtaaaagtTTAGAAAAAGAATAAATCCTGCATTCaagtttttacataaaaacacagaagtacTGTTTCAGTATCTAGACCAGTACTTAAACTAgtactttttattattgtccAATTTCAAGAGTTGTATTATTGTGTAATATgtagtttgtgtatttgtgttactTTAAGTTGCATGTGCAGTATTTTAAATTAGTAAAGGAGGAGCTGACTTTAACTGC
The sequence above is a segment of the Hippoglossus stenolepis isolate QCI-W04-F060 chromosome 22, HSTE1.2, whole genome shotgun sequence genome. Coding sequences within it:
- the myf5 gene encoding LOW QUALITY PROTEIN: myogenic factor 5 (The sequence of the model RefSeq protein was modified relative to this genomic sequence to represent the inferred CDS: deleted 1 base in 1 codon); protein product: MWALGCGLGAYKGGPGQQTPHITQRSPLSHPTPPSFLCAHHSIHSNSFLQQAMDVFSPSQVYYDRACASSPDSLEFGPGMELTGSDEDEHVRVPGASPHQPGHCLQWACKACKRKSSFSDRRRAATMRERRRLKKVNHAFEALRRCTSANPSQRLPKVEILRNAIHYIESLQELLQEQVENYYGLPGESGSEPGSPLSSCSDGMTDSNSPLWHQLNANYSSGYSYAKNECDKAAGASSLQCLSSIVDRLSAVESSCGPAALRDMPTFSPGSTDSQPCTPESPGSRPVYHVL